The bacterium genome has a segment encoding these proteins:
- a CDS encoding DUF3795 domain-containing protein produces the protein MNYDKEKEIYLSCCGSYCHTCDWFTGCIRLTGARMRRMMKEYSNFPRLFGEEGEIIAKSMKQLSTTSICSGCQQEGGLTDRCKIRSCCHSKGLLHCSECPAFPCKLLADNPGVQKFKTLENFAEITRMGWQIWVEEQWKKQIERNTY, from the coding sequence GTGAATTACGACAAAGAAAAAGAGATTTACCTTTCATGCTGCGGTTCTTACTGTCATACATGCGACTGGTTTACCGGTTGCATACGCTTGACAGGAGCCCGCATGCGCAGGATGATGAAGGAGTATTCTAACTTCCCCAGGCTTTTCGGCGAGGAGGGGGAGATAATCGCCAAATCAATGAAGCAATTATCGACGACATCGATATGTTCGGGCTGTCAGCAGGAGGGCGGACTGACCGACCGATGCAAGATTCGCTCCTGCTGTCATTCCAAAGGGCTTTTACACTGCTCGGAATGTCCTGCCTTTCCCTGTAAGTTGCTTGCAGACAACCCTGGTGTACAGAAATTCAAAACGCTTGAGAACTTTGCAGAGATAACACGTATGGGCTGGCAGATATGGGTCGAAGAACAATGGAAGAAGCAGATAGAACGGAATACTTATTAA